GCAAGGGCTATGCGCTGCCGCACTCGCAGGCGGCGATCTCGTCGAAGCACACGCTCGCGATCACGAACCGCGGCGGTGCGACGGGCGAGCAGGTCGCCGACCTCGCGCGCTTCGTGCAGACGCGCGTGGAGTCCGAGCTGGGCGTGCACCTCGTGCCCGAGCCCGTGCTCGTCGGCCTCGAGGTCTGACGGGGCTCCTGCGCGCAACGCCTTGCTCGTCGCTCGCGTGGCGAGGATGGTGGGGCGCCATGGATGCCGCAGACGCCGACCGCCCGACCGATCACGACGACGCGACGACCGACCGCGAGGATGCCGCCCCGCGCGACCACGAGCACCTCGAGCTGCACGTCTCGCGCTCTCGCGCGTTCGACGCCTACCTCCGCGATCTCGGGTCGTGGTGGCTGCACGGCCGCGCGCACCGATCCGATCTGCACGTGGAGCAGCATGCGGGCGGCGCGATCGTCGAGCATGCGGCGGGATCCGACGAGCGCGTGTGGGGCGAGGTGCACGAGATCGAGCCCGGCCGTAGCGTGCGCCACTCCTATCGCCACGCGGGCGAGCATCCTGCGATCGTGACGGCCGAGTTCCACGACGGCGACCACGGCGGCGCGACCATCGACCTGCACCACGAGCCGTGGGAGGGCGACGACGACGACCGTGCAGCGCTGCAGGCGGCGTGGACCGAGGCGCTGCGCCGCCTCGAGGCGATCGCCAGCGCCGTCTGACGAGACGTTCTGAGGTTCTCGGCCCGTTCTGACATCAGAAGGGGCCGAGAACCTCAGAACGTTGGCCGAGTCGAGGGCTTCGGCCCGATGTGACCTCACATCGGGCCGAAACCCTCGACTAGGACGCGAAGAGTCGCTGCAGGCGCTGGATGCCCTCGAGCAGCGGGGCGTCGCCGAGCGCGTACGAGAAGCGCAGGTAGCCGGAGGGGCCGAAGGCCTCGCCGGGCACGGCGGCGACCTCGGCGTGCTCGAGCATGATGTCGGCGAGCTCGAGCGACGACGTGGGCGTCGACCCCGCCCACTCGCGGCCGAGCAGGCCCTGCACGTCGGCGTACACGTAGAACGCGCCCTCGGGCGTCGGTACGGTGATGCCGTCGATCTTCGACAGCTCCGACACCGCGAGGCGGCGGCGGCGGTCGAACGCCAGGCGCATCTCCTCGACCGCATCCTGCGGCCCCGTGAGTGCCTCGATGGCGGCCTTCTGCGCGACGTTGTTCACGTTCGACGTGAGGTGCGACTGCAGGTTGGCGGCGGCGGCGATCGCGTCCTTCGGGCCGACCATCCAGCCGAGGCGCCATCCGGTCATCGCGTACGTCTTCGCGACGCCGTTCACGAGGATCGTGCGGTCGGCGAGCGCCGGCACGGCCTCGGTGATCGACACGGCGCGCACGCCGTCGTAGGTGAGGTTCTGGTAGATCTCGTCGCTCACGACCCACAGGCCGTTCGCCTCGGCCCACTCGCCGATCGCGCGCACCTCGTCGGGCGAGTACACGGCGCCGGTCGGGTTCGACGGGCTCACGAACAGCAGCGCCTTCGTCTGGGGCGTGCGGGCGGCCTCGAGCTGCTCGACCGTGACCTTGTAGCCCTGGTCGGCGCCGGCGAACACGTCGACCTGGCGCGCGCCCGTGAGGGCGATCGCCTCGGGGTAGGTCGTCCAGTACGGCGTGGGCACGAGCACCTCGTCGCCCGGGTCGAGGATGACCTGGAACGCCTGGTACACGGCCTGCTTGCCGCCGTTCGTCACGACGACCTGGCTCGCGTCGACGGTCGTGCCCGAGTCGCGCAGCGTCTTGGCGGCGATCGCCTCGCGCAGGTCGGGCAGGCCGACGGCGGGCGTGTAGCGGTGGCTCGCGGGGTCGAGCACGGCACGGGATGCCGCCTCGACGATGTGCGCGGGCGTGGGGAAGTCGGGCTCGCCCGCCGCATACGAGATCACGTCTCGCCCCTGGGCCTTGAGGGCCTTGGCCTTGGCGTCGACCTTCAGGGTCGCGGACTCGTTGATGGCGGCGATGCGCTGGGAGATGCGGCTCACGACTCCCAAGGCTAGCCATCTGCGGATGCGGCCACGAGGGCCGCGCCGACGCGGCTGGTCGGCGCTGCGGCGTCGCGTGTCCGCGTCGGGCAGGTGTTCACCGTCGCACCGTCGCGCGTTGGGCGAGTGCTCACCGCCGGGACATGGCGCATGGATGGGCTGGCGGCGCGGCCATCGCCGCGACTCCAACAAACCGAGGAAATCTCACCATGCATCGACGACCCATCGCGCGCGTGCTCACGCGCGCCCTGGCGCTCGCCACCGCGGCCGCTGCCGGCGCCGCAGCCATCGGCGTCGCCGCCCCTGCCGCGGAGGCCGCCGAGCCCTCGCTCATCGGCGCCGACACCACCTGGTCCTACCTCCAGGACGACACCGATCCCGCCCCGCTGCCCGCCGACCCTGCGTCGTGGACCACGACGTCGTACGACGACGACGCGTGGCTCGAGGGACTCGGCGGCTTCGGCGCCAAGCGCGGCGGCAACGGCCTCGACGTCGACGGCCAGCCCTACGTCACCGAGCTCGAGCGCCTCGCTCCCGGCTCGACCGACAACGTGCGCACGTACTTCTTCCGCACCACCGTGACGGTCGACGCCAAGACGCTCGCCGTCGCCGACCAGCTCGTCGGCGACATCGTCTTCGACGACGCCGCCGTGGTCTACGTCAACGGGCAGGAGGCTGCCCGCCTCAACGCCGCAGGCGTCACGCAGAACCTGCAGTACTGGGGCACGAACGGCGGTCGCCCGGTCGAGTCGACCGTGACGATCGACGGCGGCCTGCTGCAGGAGGGCGAGAACGTCGTCGCCGTCGCGCTCTACCAGGACCGCGAGACGTCGTCGGACATCTACCTCCGCTTCGACTCGCTCGTGCCCACGACCGTCGAGCCCGAGATCAGCCACGTCGGCCTCATGGTCGGCGCCGACGAGACCGAGCGCATGGTCGTCTGGCAGTCGACCACCGACGAGCCGCAGGTGGCGCAGGTCGCTCCCGCATCCACGCTCGTCGACGGCGCGATGCCGGCTGATGCGCAGGTCGCGACGCCCGAGGCCGGGCCCTCGGCGCGCGGCACGGTCTGGCACGATGCCACGCTCACGGGGCTGACGCCCGGCGAGTGGGCGTACCGCGTCGGCAGCGACGCGAACGGCTGGACCGACGTGCGCACCTTCACGGTGCAGGACGTCGCGGGCGACTGGTCGTTCCTCGCGATGGGCGACGCGCAGATCGGCTCGTCGGGCGACCGCGACGCCGACGGCATCGGCTGGCAGCAGACCCTCACGACCGCGACGGCTGCCGACCCCGACGCCGCCTTCATCTCGTCGCTCGGCGACCAGGTCGAGTCCGCGGGCTCGACGGCGGAGTACGACGCGTACTTCCAGCCCGAGGAGCTGCGCACCAACGCGTTCGCCGTCGTGAACGGCAACCACGACGTGGGCTCCTCGCTCTACAGCGAGCACTTCGCGCACCCGAACCCCACGTCGCTCGGGCAGCCGATCACGCAGACGGTCGGCGACTTCTGGTACGAGATGGGCGGCGTGCTGTTCCTGCAGCTCGACGCGAACTCGACGGCGTACGGCGAGCACGAGCAGTTCCTGCGCGAGACGATCGCCGCCGAGGGCGCCGACGCCGACTGGGTCGTCGTGCAGTTCCACCACGCGATCTACTCGGTCGCGAACCACTCGACGTCGTCGGCGACCGCCGAGCGACGCGAGGCGCTCGCGCCCGTCTTCAGCGAGCTGGGCGTCGACCTCGTGCTGCAGGGCCACGACCACTCGTACGCGCGCTCGTACCTCATGGAGGGCACGGAGCCCTTGCGCCCCGACGTCGCAGCGGCGGCGGAGCCGCAGCCAGGCGCCGCGATCGGCGACGAGCTGCGTGCCGAGGAGGGCCAGGTGCTGTACATCACGCTCAACTCGTCGAGCGGATCGAAGTACTACACGCCCAAGACCGCCGTCGCTCCGTACGTCGCGGTCTTCGATCAGGGCCGCACGCCCACCTACTCGGTGGTCGACGTCGCCGCGGGGGCCATCACGGTGACGTCGTACCGCACGCTCGACGGCGTCGTCGTCGACGAGGTCACGCTGACGCAGGATGCGGTCGCACCCGAGATCGCGCTGCCGGTCGACGACGCGCCGATCGCGCTCGGCAGCGCGTTCGACCCCATGGCGGGCGTCACGGCGACCGACGACGAGGATGGCGACCTCACGGCCGCCATCGTCGTCGAGGGCGTCGTGGACACCGCGACGGCCGGCACGTACGCGCTGACCTACCGCGTCGCGGACGCGGCGGGCAACGAGGCGGTCGCGACCCGCACGATCGTCGTCGCCGAGGCCGTGGCGCCGACGGATCCGCCCGTCGAGCCCGCGTCGACCGACGAGCCCACGCCCACGGGCGGCCCGGGTCCGCAGGCGGGCGACGACGTCGCCGACGTCGACGGCGACCTGGGCGGCCTGCCGCGCACGGGCGTCGAGCCGGCGCTCGCGGCGCTGCTCGCCGCGCTGGCGCTGCTCGCGGCCGGCATCGGCGTGCGCGCGCACGCACGTCGCCGCGCCTGAGGACCGGCGCATCCATGACCGCGAGGGCGGGGCGAACGCGCCCCGCCCTCGACGGCGCGCCGAGGGATGCGGCGCCAGGTGGACAGCACGCTGGGAAGCCACGTATGCTGGACCCTTGGTGGTTGACAACCGCCATGATCTCGCGCGCCCAGCGTGCATGATCCGCCGTGACGGGGATCTCAGGGTCATGGAGTCGATCACCCGCCGAGGGCGGTGGCTCAATTGGTAGAGCAGCGGTCTCCAAAACCGCAGGTTGCAGGTTCGAGTCCTGTCCGCCCTGCTCGGCTCGTCACTCGACGGGCATCGAGGCCCCGCGAGGGGCCTCGATCAGAAGAAGAAGGGTCCCCGTGGCACAGAACGCGATCGACGAGCAGCGCCCGTCGACGAAGCGCCCGCGCCGAGCCAACCCCTTCGCAGCGATCGGCCGCTTCTTCGGCGGCATCGTCCTGTTCCTCAAGCAGGTGATGGACGAGCTGCGCAAGGTGGTGACGCCGACGTGGCGCGAGCTCCTGGGCTACACGCTCGTGGTGCTGGTGTTCGTCGTCATCATGATGGCGCTCGTCACGGGGCTCGACCAGGTCTTCGGCCGCCTCGTGCGGTGGGTCTTCGCCGGCGTCTCGCCGCTCGAGGAACTGGGCTGAGGACTGACGGGGGAGAGACAGACATGAGCGACGCCAACGACATCGACCGCAACCTGCAGACCGCGCTCGACGACATCGCGCCGACGCCGAAGGACGAGGCGGCGGAGCCCGCCGTCGACCCGTACGCGGAGTTCAAGCGCGACCTGCGCCTCCGCCCCGGCAAGTGGTACGTCATCCACTCATACGCCGGCTACGAGAAGAAGGTCAAGGCGAACATCGCCTCGCGCGCCGAGAACATGCAGGTCGACGGCGTCTACGAGATCCAGGTCCCCACGGAGGACGTGCTCGAGGTCAAGAACGGCGTCGGCAAGCGCGTGAACCGCGTGCGCGTGCCCGGCTACGTGCTCGTGCGCATGGACCTCAACGAGGACACCTGGTCGATCGTGCGCCACACGCCCGGCGTCACGGGCTTCGTGGGCAACGCCCACAACCCCGCACCGCTGCGCTTCAACGAGGCCTTCACGATGCTGAAGCCCATCGCCGACGCCGAGCTCGCCGAGCAGCAGCAGGGCGCCCCGCAGCAGGAGCGCACCGTCGTCACCGACGTCGACTACGAGGTCGGCGAGACCATCACGATCACCGAGGGCTCGTTCGCGGGCTTCCCCGGCACCATCTCCGAGATCCAGCCCGCCTCGGGCAAGCTCACCGTGC
The sequence above is a segment of the Agrococcus jejuensis genome. Coding sequences within it:
- a CDS encoding SRPBCC domain-containing protein; amino-acid sequence: MDAADADRPTDHDDATTDREDAAPRDHEHLELHVSRSRAFDAYLRDLGSWWLHGRAHRSDLHVEQHAGGAIVEHAAGSDERVWGEVHEIEPGRSVRHSYRHAGEHPAIVTAEFHDGDHGGATIDLHHEPWEGDDDDRAALQAAWTEALRRLEAIASAV
- the secE gene encoding preprotein translocase subunit SecE, yielding MAQNAIDEQRPSTKRPRRANPFAAIGRFFGGIVLFLKQVMDELRKVVTPTWRELLGYTLVVLVFVVIMMALVTGLDQVFGRLVRWVFAGVSPLEELG
- a CDS encoding immunoglobulin-like domain-containing protein is translated as MHRRPIARVLTRALALATAAAAGAAAIGVAAPAAEAAEPSLIGADTTWSYLQDDTDPAPLPADPASWTTTSYDDDAWLEGLGGFGAKRGGNGLDVDGQPYVTELERLAPGSTDNVRTYFFRTTVTVDAKTLAVADQLVGDIVFDDAAVVYVNGQEAARLNAAGVTQNLQYWGTNGGRPVESTVTIDGGLLQEGENVVAVALYQDRETSSDIYLRFDSLVPTTVEPEISHVGLMVGADETERMVVWQSTTDEPQVAQVAPASTLVDGAMPADAQVATPEAGPSARGTVWHDATLTGLTPGEWAYRVGSDANGWTDVRTFTVQDVAGDWSFLAMGDAQIGSSGDRDADGIGWQQTLTTATAADPDAAFISSLGDQVESAGSTAEYDAYFQPEELRTNAFAVVNGNHDVGSSLYSEHFAHPNPTSLGQPITQTVGDFWYEMGGVLFLQLDANSTAYGEHEQFLRETIAAEGADADWVVVQFHHAIYSVANHSTSSATAERREALAPVFSELGVDLVLQGHDHSYARSYLMEGTEPLRPDVAAAAEPQPGAAIGDELRAEEGQVLYITLNSSSGSKYYTPKTAVAPYVAVFDQGRTPTYSVVDVAAGAITVTSYRTLDGVVVDEVTLTQDAVAPEIALPVDDAPIALGSAFDPMAGVTATDDEDGDLTAAIVVEGVVDTATAGTYALTYRVADAAGNEAVATRTIVVAEAVAPTDPPVEPASTDEPTPTGGPGPQAGDDVADVDGDLGGLPRTGVEPALAALLAALALLAAGIGVRAHARRRA
- a CDS encoding pyridoxal phosphate-dependent aminotransferase, which gives rise to MSRISQRIAAINESATLKVDAKAKALKAQGRDVISYAAGEPDFPTPAHIVEAASRAVLDPASHRYTPAVGLPDLREAIAAKTLRDSGTTVDASQVVVTNGGKQAVYQAFQVILDPGDEVLVPTPYWTTYPEAIALTGARQVDVFAGADQGYKVTVEQLEAARTPQTKALLFVSPSNPTGAVYSPDEVRAIGEWAEANGLWVVSDEIYQNLTYDGVRAVSITEAVPALADRTILVNGVAKTYAMTGWRLGWMVGPKDAIAAAANLQSHLTSNVNNVAQKAAIEALTGPQDAVEEMRLAFDRRRRLAVSELSKIDGITVPTPEGAFYVYADVQGLLGREWAGSTPTSSLELADIMLEHAEVAAVPGEAFGPSGYLRFSYALGDAPLLEGIQRLQRLFAS